In Streptomyces sp. NBC_00414, a single window of DNA contains:
- a CDS encoding GntR family transcriptional regulator, protein MEIIQPVPRTLLRDQAYASIRDAIVAGEIEPGAVVRDADLAERLGLSRAPVREAFARLVDEGLLESKPQSYTRVTAVVASDVRDAAAVVGAMHELAVRVAVPRLSGADVNAMRSANARFAHAVRSGDVDAALRADDELHDVLVRVSGNRAAASTVARYTPLIRRLERRRFGEGGNCRSAGLHERLIEACADGDVDGAVRVTAEIWRGLEGLVDLD, encoded by the coding sequence GTGGAGATCATTCAGCCTGTGCCGCGCACCCTGCTTCGGGATCAGGCTTACGCGTCGATCCGGGACGCCATCGTGGCCGGCGAGATCGAGCCCGGTGCCGTCGTGCGCGACGCCGATCTCGCCGAGCGGCTCGGGCTGTCCCGGGCGCCGGTGCGGGAGGCCTTCGCGCGGCTCGTCGACGAAGGACTGCTGGAGAGCAAGCCGCAGAGCTATACGCGGGTGACCGCGGTGGTCGCCTCCGATGTGCGGGACGCGGCTGCCGTGGTCGGGGCCATGCACGAGCTGGCCGTGCGGGTTGCCGTGCCGCGGCTGAGCGGGGCGGACGTGAACGCCATGCGGTCGGCCAACGCTCGGTTCGCGCACGCCGTGCGTTCGGGGGATGTGGACGCCGCCCTGCGGGCCGACGACGAACTGCACGACGTTCTGGTGCGGGTCAGTGGCAACCGGGCGGCGGCTTCCACTGTTGCGCGGTACACCCCGTTGATTCGGCGGCTGGAGCGGCGGCGCTTCGGTGAGGGGGGCAACTGCCGATCAGCCGGGTTGCACGAGCGGCTCATCGAGGCGTGTGCGGATGGTGATGTGGACGGGGCTGTTCGGGTCACCGCGGAGATCTGGCGGGGGCTCGAAGGGCTTGTCGACCTTGACTGA